One segment of Rhipicephalus sanguineus isolate Rsan-2018 chromosome 6, BIME_Rsan_1.4, whole genome shotgun sequence DNA contains the following:
- the LOC119395745 gene encoding serine/arginine repetitive matrix protein 1: MSAVPQTRDVAMFELGLRDYGSSWTRLQEALRVQQQLYGPVKQEEVPQPSPPARSDEGSEEKTSSKGKSRAGLIGLITRKKDGKKKDKRLSKSPERKAKEPLSEDDVSAKPESLTERSSLKRPVRKEMPNSFVRTPSIEKGVDVPDAPVDKSQSPKSFSRMSENFDSDERLSTEDFRSNGDAGSPADEFLVNGNRRQESPAERESRGLKNVFVDDDHGGQRKSARAPVKTPRGNKGASPPRDRDEVVYRRPRQRSFREDFYGENGHDENFNRREPQRRPNDPQHRQRSSKQQYSLSDPPSRVENGDSLPDQSLTKPMDELEPIRPSREVDRVMYRREVVEQPRGQSHSRPAVDIEPHRSSREGDRTSYRREESEPRRGRSLTRPTSDIEPRRPSREAERARHSLTRPNSDIEPHLPPREAERSSYRRDERDVVRGHSLTRNEAELQRPSRDAEKAGYRREDPEAHSGRSVARHAGTGDVELHRPTREADRAVHHREQHGQTPRGHSLTRPTVETEPHRPPREVDRAGPTHRRELSPYRQEADDYNDRRSRRHDYGEARTRGDESHSRIRDYSPVERRPNGRLESMSFKNRPQVDREPRVSNRADRQSHIFREDTAERNKDHDEWSDRDGRQQQMPPQHQRRDVRADQEPRSPPHTQQQHQPVQATDSSVRPLGCTRCGDRVYPKEMVTPKPGVLLHSGCFKCRECGVKLTLQTFFTNQRDTRDTDVYCRTHVPRLGPGTVDGNALNILTSKNSREIKFSRYPKASDTELSSQDDG; this comes from the exons ATGTCGGCGGTGCCCCAGACGCGCGACGTGGCCATGTTTGAACTGGGTCTCAGGGACTACGGCTCCAGCTGGACTCGCCTTCAGGAGGCCCTCCGTGTGCAGCAGCAGCTGTACGGACCCGTGAAACAGGAGGAGGTGCCGCAGCCGAGTCCACCTGCCCGCTCGGACGAGGGAAGCGAGGAGAAGACTTCTTCCAAGGGCAAGTCCAGAGCTGGGCTGATCGGGCTCATCACTAGAAAGAAAGACGGCAAGAAAAAAGATAAGAGGTTGTCTAAATCACCCGAAAGGAAGGCTAAGGAACCTTTATCGGAAGACGACGTTTCGGCAAAGCCCGAGTCTTTGACGGAACGCTCGTCTCTTAAGAGACCCGTACGCAAGGAAATGCCTAACTCGTTCGTTCGGACACCGTCCATCGAAAAAGGAGTGGATGTTCCTGACGCGCCAGTGGATAAGTCTCAAAGCCCAAAGTCCTTCTCGCGCATGTCCGAAAACTTTGACTCCGACGAGAGGCTATCGACAGAGGACTTTCGTAGCAACGGTGACGCGGGAAGTCCCGCCGATGAATTTCTGGTCAACGGAAACAGGCGACAGGAGTCCCCGGCAGAAAGAGAGTCTCGGGGACTCAAGAACGTCTTTGTCGACGACGACCACGGCGGCCAGcgaaaaagcgcgcgagcgcccGTCAAAACCCCCAGGGGAAACAAGGGGGCAAGTCCGCCTCGCGACCGAGACGAGGTCGTCTACAGAAGGCCTCGTCAGAGGTCCTTCCGGGAAGACTTCTACGGCGAGAATGGGCACGACGAAAATTTCAACCGTCGAGAGCCCCAGCGTCGACCGAATGATCCTCAACACAGACAACGATCGTCGAAGCAACAGTACAGCTTGAGCGATCCGCCTTCCAGAGTCGAGAATGGCGATTCTCTCCCGGATCAGTCATTGACCAAGCCTATGGACGAGCTGGAGCCGATTCGCCCATCAAGGGAGGTTGATCGTGTAATGTACAGGCGGGAAGTGGTTGAGCAGCCCAGAGGACAGTCGCATTCAAGACCCGCTGTTGACATAGAGCCGCACCGGTCTTCCAGAGAGGGCGATAGAACCAGCTATCGACGCGAAGAAAGCGAACCTCGGAGAGGGCGCTCCTTGACGAGACCAACGTCCGACATAGAACCCCGTCGTCCTTCCAGAGAAGCCGAACGGGCGAGACACTCCCTCACGAGACCCAATTCCGACATCGAGCCGCATCTTCCACCCAGAGAGGCCGAACGGTCCAGTTATCGTCGCGACGAGAGAGACGTCGTGAGGGGACACTCGTTAACGCGGAACGAAGCCGAGCTGCAACGGCCGTCTAGGGACGCTGAAAAAGCGGGCTACCGCCGTGAGGACCCCGAAGCGCACTCAGGCCGCTCGGTCGCGAGGCACGCAGGTACCGGCGACGTCGAACTCCATCGTCCGACGAGGGAAGCCGACCGCGCTGTTCACCACCGGGAGCAGCACGGACAAACACCGAGGGGTCATTCGCTAACGAGGCCCACCGTCGAGACCGAGCCCCACCGCCCACCGCGGGAGGTCGACCGCGCAGGTCCCACGCACCGTCGGGAGCTATCGCCTTACCGGCAGGAAGCGGACGATTACAATGACCGCCGTTCGAGACGGCATGACTACGGTGAAGCGCGCACCAGGGGTGACGAATCACACTCTCGAATACGCGACTACAGTCCAGTGGAGAGGCGCCCCAACGGCCGCCTCGAGTCGATGTCTTTTAAAAACCGACCACAGGTCGATAGAGAGCCCCGCGTGTCAAACAGGGCTGACAGGCAATCGCACATCTTCAGGGAGGACACCGCAGAAAGGAACAAGGATCACGACGAGTGGAGTGACAGGGATGGCCGCCAACAGCAGATGCCGCCGCAGCATCAACGCAGGGACGTCCGTGCTGACCAGGAGCCCAGGAGCCCGCCTCACACCCAGCAGCAACACCAGCCGGTGCAGGCCACCGATAGCAGCGTGCGGCCGCTGGGCTGCACGCGTTGTGGCGATCGCGTCTATCCCAAGGAGATGGTGACGCCCAAGCCGGGCGTGCTCCTGCATAGCGGCTGCTTCAAGTGTCGCGAGTGCGGCGTCAAGTTGACGCTGCAGACGTTCTTCACGAACCAGCGGGACACGCGGGACACCGACGTCTACTGCCGAACCCACGTGCCCCGCCTGGGACCAGGAACCGTGGACGGCAATGCTCTCAACATCCTCACCAGCAAGAACAGCCGGGAGATAAAGTTCAGCCGGTACCCCAAG GCGAGCGACACGGAGCTATCCTCGCAGGACGACGGCTGA